A section of the Scleropages formosus chromosome 12, fSclFor1.1, whole genome shotgun sequence genome encodes:
- the LOC108928894 gene encoding very-long-chain (3R)-3-hydroxyacyl-CoA dehydratase 2-like translates to MAASGAGTSRAVHGAGDALQRRQRGAAGHLSTAYLLIYNVVMTAGWLVIAVVLVREYLAKGTYHGLYYSIEKPLKFFQTGAVLEILHCAVGIVPSSVVLTGFQVMSRVFLTWAVTHGVREVQNEDSVLLFVVAWTVTEIVRYSFYTFSLLNHLPYFVKWARYTFFIVLYPMGVTGELLTIYASLPHVQRTGLYSLTLPNKYNFSFDYHTFLILTMVSYIPLFPQLYFHMLRQRRKILGRPEQYGKVE, encoded by the exons ATGGCAGCCTCCGGCGCAGGGACGAGCAGGGCGGTGCACGGCGCCGGAGACGCGCTCCAGCGGAGACAGAGAGGAGCCGCGGGACACCTGTCCACCGCGTACCTGCTCATCTACAACGTGGTCATGACGGCCGG GTGGCTGGTCATCGCAGTGGTTCTGGTCCGGGAGTACCTCGCCAAGGGCACTTACCACGGCCTCTACTACTCTATAGAGAAGCCCCTGAAGTTCTTCCAGACCGGCGCCGTCCTCGAG aTCCTGCACTGTGCTGTTG GGATCGTTCCGTCGTCAGTGGTGCTCACCGGGTTCCAGGTGATGTCTCGAGTGTTCCTCACCTGGGCCGTGACTCACGGCGTCCGGGAG GTGCAGAACGAAGACAGCGTCCTGCTCTTTGTGGTCGCCTGGACCGTAACGGAGATCGTCCGCTACTCCTTCTACACGTTCAGCCTCCTGAACCACCTGCCGTATTTCGTGAAGTGGGCCAG GTACACCTTCTTCATCGTGCTCTACCCCATGGGCGTCACGGGAGAGCTGCTGACCATCTACGCATCCCTACCGCACGTTCAGAGGACGGGCCTCTACTCCCTCACTCTGCCCAACAAGTACAACTTCTCGTTCGACTACCACACCTTCCTCATCCTCACCATGGTCTCCTACATCCCCC TTTTCCCCCAGCTCTATTTCCACATGCTGCGGCAGAGGAGGAAGATCCTGGGTCGCCCGGAGCAGTACGGCAAAGTGGAGTAA